Proteins encoded in a region of the Takifugu flavidus isolate HTHZ2018 chromosome 8, ASM371156v2, whole genome shotgun sequence genome:
- the LOC130529900 gene encoding voltage-dependent L-type calcium channel subunit alpha-1D-like isoform X1 has protein sequence MDAAKKDAPPVGDVGKSDTLGSTGSTRKRGGGAKKAMQANKSALRAPRALCCLTLSNPIRMAALALVEWKPFDIFILLAIFANCVAMGVTKPFPDDDSNATNHKLEQVEYVFLVIFTIETFTKILAYGLVMHPSAYIRSGWNLLDFVIVIVGYVSSRVPSLSADPRPLTRAARLRRLFSVIAEGMTDHKPGEAHHAAGKPGGLDVKALRAFRVLRPLRLVSGVPSLQIVLNSIMKAMVPLLHIGMLVMFVIIIYAIIGLELFIGRMHKTCYSSTTGLMMEDDASPCAFAGSGRFCVENGTECRGKWEGPNGGITNFDNIFFAMLTVFQCITMEGWTDVLYWMNDAIGFEIPWIYFVSLVIFGSFFIINLVLGVLSGEFSKEREKAVARGELQKAQESKQMEEDMIGYMDWLIEAEDVDEEGNKRAAIAKKKMMKKFGWYKHSEDGGESDSDDDIAYLDDDSGFCASLMAKMMANSFCDQLCQINHTMRKNSRVAVKTTNFYWLVLLLVFLNTVASASEHYGQPKWLTEMQERANKVLLLLFTLEMLMKMYAFGLQIYFMALFNRFDCFVVCGGILEMLLVEMEVIPPIGIAVLRCIRLLRIFKMTRHWAALSDLVNSLLNSMKAICSLLLLLFLFLIIFALLGMQLFGGKFNFDETQMKRSTFDSFPQALLTCFQILTGEDWNAVMYDGIMAYGGPIFPNMVVCIYFVILFVCGNYILLNVFLAIAVDNLAGGGGKSKVEEKKEDEEEWDDDEEKEDEDAANEDDDWQENEELRAIEGLEGVAPLKPDFSGPKEKIVPIPDGSSFFILGKKNCLRVACHNLIHHPYFTNFILIFIILSSISLAAEDPIKSHSFRNIVLGYADYVFTSVFTVEIVLKMTVYGAFLHTGSFCRNAFNLLDLLVVGVSLTSFFLHSSAISVVKILRVLRVLRPLRAINRAKGLKNVVQCVFVAIRTIGNILIVTTLLQFMFACIGVQLFKGRFYSCTDEAKQTPEECKGTFVIYKDGDINHPMVRERVWENSDFNFDNVLNGMLALFTVSTFEGWPQLLYRAVDANAINRGPIYNYRVEISIFFIIYIIIIAFFMMNIFVGFVIITFREQGEAEFKNCELNKNQRQCVYYALKAQPIKIYIPKNQSQLKFWKIINSSQFEYIMFVLILGNTLTLAIQHYEQSKLFTSIMDILNMIFTVVFTVEMVIKLLALRAHHYFIDPWNSFDALIVVGSVLDIAVSEFSGGGGHGEGSKGESGKVSITFFRLFRVLRLVKLLSKGEGIRTLLWTFVKSLQALPYVGLLIAMIFFIYAVIGMQMFGKVAVDDNTNINRNCNFQTFFMAVLVLFRCATGEQWQEIMLGALPGRRCDPESDIEPGEEYTCGSNLAYLYFISFFMLCAYLIINLFIAVIMDNFEYLTRDWTVLGTHHLDEFKRVWSDYDPEATGRIKHIDVVTMLRRIQPPLGFGKLCPHRVACKRLVDMNVPLHPDGTVTFNATLFALVRTSLKIKTEGPIDQQNEELKIIIKKLWKRTKPKLIDEVIPPPRGDEVTCGKFYASFLIQDYFKKFRKRKERERKSKRKDKAAALQQGLRSLQDLAPEMRLAMASDLEDEEGADGEMTGDEVFGSEAGTSVNTTPATTPLPPIDTLVQQTAIFMEPEPEAEKEEVITEQVKGLEMEHRPGSELAGVTIVTEQPVRSEPLPVRSEPLPVIRVDSINDLPLPPPPEVLPLPEDTSGVS, from the exons ATGGACGCGGCAAAGAAAG ACGCCCCACCTGTGGGCGATGTGGGCAAGTCAGACACCCTGGGGTCAACTGGCTCCACCAGGAAAAGAGGTGGGGGGGCCAAGAAGGCGATGCAGGCCAACAAGTCTGCCCTCCGAGCCCCCCGGGCCCTCTGCTGCCTCACCCTCAGCAACCCCATCCGCATGGCGGCGCTGGCCCTGGTGGAGTGGAA GCcctttgacattttcattcTCCTCGCCATATTCGCCAACTGCGTGGCCATGGGCGTCACCAAGCCCTTCCCCGACGACGACTCCAACGCCACCAATCACAAACTG GAACAAGTGGAGTACGTCTTCCTCGTCATCTTCACCATCGAGACCTTCACTAAAATCCTGGCCTACGGTTTGGTCATGCACCCCAGCGCCTACATACGCAGCGGCTGGAACCTGCTGGACttcgtcatcgtcatcgtcgGGTACGTTTCTTCGCGCGTTCCGTCCCTCTCGGCGGATCCTCGCCCACTGACGCGGGCGGCGCGTCTGCGCAGGTTGTTCAGCGTGATCGCCGAGGGCATGACGGACCACAAACCAGGGGAGGCCCACCACGCGGCGGGGAAGCCCGGGGGCCTGGACGTCAAAGCTCTGAGGGCCTTCAGGGTGCTGCGGCCCCTGCGGCTGGTTTCTGGAGTTCCAA GTTTGCAGATTGTGTTGAACTCCATCATGAAGGCCATGGTTCCCCTCCTGCACATCGGCATGCTGGTCATGTTCGTCATCATCATCTACGCCATCATCGGTTTGGAGCTGTTCATCGGCAGGATGCACAAAACCTGCTACTCCTCCACCACCG GTCTCATGATGGAGGACGATGCGTCGCCGTGCGCCTTCGCCGGCAGCGGGCGCTTCTGCGTGGAGAACGGCACCGAGTGCAGGGGCAAGTGGGAGGGCCCCAACGGCGGCATCACGAACTTCGACAACATTTTCTTCGCCATGTTGACGGTGTTCCAGTGCATCACCATGGAGGGCTGGACGGACGTTCTCTACTGG ATGAATGACGCCATTGGCTTCGAGATTCCTTGGATTTACTTTGTTTCGCTGGTCATCTTTGGGTCGTTCTTCATCATCAACCTGGTTCTGGGTGTGTTGAGCGG AGAGTTCTCCAAGGAGAGGGAAAAGGCGGTGGCGCGCGGGGAGCTCCAGAAGGCCCAGGAGAGcaagcagatggaggaggacatGATCGGGTACATGGACTGGCTCATCGAGGCCGAGGACGTGGACGAGGAGGGGAACAAAC GCGCTGCCATTGccaagaagaagatgatgaagaagttTGGCTGGTACAAGCACAGCGAGGACGGCGGAG AGTCGGACTCGGATGACGACATCGCCTACCTCGACGACGACAGCGGCTTCTGCGCGTCGCTCAT GGCGAAGATGATGGCCAACAGTTTCTG CGACCAGCTGTGCCAGATCAATCACACCATGAGGAAGAACTCCCGCGTGGCCGTCAAGACCACCAACTTCTACTGGTTGGTGCTTCTGCTGGTGTTCCTCAACACCGTTGCCAGCGCTTCGGAGCATTACGGGCAGCCCAAGTGGCTCACAGAAATGCAAG AACGCGCCaacaaggtgctgctgctgctcttcactctggagatgctgatgAAGATGTACGCCTTCGGCCTGCAGATCTATTTCATGGCTCTGTTCAACCGCTTCGACTGCTTCGTGGTGTGTGGCGGCatcctggagatgctgctggtggagatggaggTCATCCCGCCCATCGGCATCGCCGTGCTGCGCTGCATCCGACTGCTCAGGATCTTTAAGATGACTCG CCATTGGGCCGCTCTGTCCGACCTGGTGAACTCGCTGCTCAACTCCATGAAAGCCATCTGctcccttctgctgctgctcttcctcttcctcatcatcttcgcCTTGCTGGGGATGCAGCTGTTCGGAGGCAAATTTAACTTCGACGAGActcagatgaagaggagcacGTTCGACTCCTTCCCTCAGGCTCTGCTCACGTGCTTCCAG ATCCTGACGGGGGAAGACTGGAACGCCGTGATGTACGACGGCATCATGGCGTACGGGGGGCCGATCTTCCCCAACATGGTGGTGTGCATCTACTTCGTCATCCTCTTTGTCTGTGGCAACT ACATTCTGCTCAACGTCTTCTTGGCTATCGCCGTGGACAACCTGGCTGGAGGCGGCGGGAAGAGCAAAGTGGA agagaaaaaggaagacGAGGAAGAGTGGGATGAcgatgaggagaaggaagatGAAGATGCTGCG AACGAGGACGACGACTGGCAGGAAAACGAGGAGCTGAGGGCCATCGAGGGGCTGGAGG GTGTCGCTCCGCTAAAGCCGGATTTCTCTGGGCCCAAAGAGAAGATCGTGCCCATCCCTGACGGAAGCTCCTTTTTCATCCTGGGAAAGAAAAACTG TTTGCGAGTTGCCTGCCACAACCTCATCCACCACCCCTACTTCACTaacttcatcctcatcttcatcatcctcagcaGCATCTCCCTGGCTGCTGAGGATCCAATCAAATCCCACTCGTTCAGAAACATA GTGCTCGGTTACGCCGATTACGTCTTCACCTCCGTTTTCACGGTGGAGATCGTTCTGAAG ATGACCGTCTACGGGGCGTTTCTGCACACGGGGTCCTTCTGCAGGAACGCCTTCAacctcctggacctgctggtcgTCGGCGTGTCGCTCACCTCCTTCTTTCTGCA TTCGAGTGCGATTTCGGTGGTGAAGATCCTGAGAGTGCTGCGCGTTCTCAGGCCTCTTCGAGCCATCAACAGAGCTAAAGGACTCAAG AATGtggtgcagtgtgtgtttgtggccaTCCGGACCATCGGCAACATCCTGATCGTCACGACGCTCCTTCAGTTCATGTTTGCCTGCATCGGAGTGCAGCTCTTCAAG GGCCGATTCTACAGCTGCACCGACGAGGCCAAACAAACACCCGAGGAGTGCAA AGGAACGTTTGTGATCTACAAAGACGGCGACATAAACCACCCCATGGTGAGGGAGAGGGTTTGGGAAAACAGCGATTTCAACTTCGACAACGTGCTGAACGGGATGCTGGCGCTGTTCACCGTGTCCACCTTTGAAGGATGGCCGCA ACTCCTTTATCGAGCCGTGGACGCCAACGCCATAAACCGAGGGCCCATTTACAACTACCGAGTGGAAATCTcaatcttcttcatcatctacatcatcatcatcgccttCTTCATGATGAACATATTCGTTGGTTTCGTCATCATCACATTTCGGGAGCAGGGAGAGGCCGAATTCAAGAACTGTGAACTCAACAAGAATCAG CGTCAGTGCGTCTACTACGCCCTCAAAGCTCAGCCCATTAAGATTTACATCCCTAAAAACCAGTCCCAGCTCAAATTCTGGAAAATCATCAACTCCAGCCAGTTTGAATACATCATGTTTGTGCTGATCCTGGGAAACACGCTCACGCTGGCCATCCAG CATTACGAGCAGTCCAAGCTCTTCACCTCCATCATGGACATCCTCAACATGATCTTCACCGTGGTTTTCACCGTGGAGATGGTTATCAAGCTGCTGGCTCTGCGCGCTCAC CATTACTTCATCGATCCCTGGAATTCCTTTGACGCTTTGATCGTGGTGGGAAGCGTGCTGGACATCGCCGTCTCAGAGTTCAGC GGAGGAGGCGGCCATGGCGAG GGCAGTAAAGGAGAGAGCGGGAAAGTGTCCATCACTTTCTTCCGTCTGTTCCGGGTGTTGCGGTTGGTTAAACTTCTCAGTAAAGGAGAAGGCATCCGGACGCTCCTCTGGACCTTCGTCAAGTCCCTGCAGGCTCTGCCGTACGTCGGTCTGCTCATCGCCATGATCTTTTTCATCTACGCCGTCATCGGCATGCAG ATGTTTGGGAAAGTGGCCGTCGATGACAACACCAACATCAACAGGAACTGCAACTTCCAGACGTTCTTCATGGCGGTGCTGGTGCTCTTCAG GTGTGCCACTGGAGAACAGTGGCAGGAGATTATGTTGGGAGCACTTCCAGGGAGACGCTGTGACCCAGAATCCGACATTGAACCCGGTGAGGAGTACACCTGCGGCAGCAACTTGGCCTACCTCTACTTCATCAGCTTCTTCATGCTCTGTGCTTACCTG ATCATCAACTTGTTCATTGCCGTCATCATGGACAACTTTGAATACCTGACACGAGACTGGACGGTTCTGGGAACCCACCACCTGGACGAGTTTAAGAGAGTCTGGTCGGACTACGACCCAGAAGCCAC CGGTCGTATAAAGCACATCGACGTCGTCACCATGCTCCGTCGCATTCAGCCTCCTCTCGGTTTTGGGAAACTGTGTCCTCATCGCGTCGCCTGCAAG AGACTGGTGGATATGAACGTCCCGCTGCATCCAGACGGGACCGTCACCTTCAACGCTACTCTGTTTGCTCTGGTGAGAACCTCGCTGAAGATCAAGACTGAAG GCCCCATAGATCAGCAGAACGAAGAGCTGAAGATAATTATCAAGAAGCTGTGGAAGCGCACCAAACCGAAGCTGATTGATGAAGTCATTCCTCCCCCCAGAG GAGATGAGGTGACCTGTGGGAAATTCTACGCCAGCTTCCTGATCCAGGACTATTTTAAAAAGTTCCGCAAGAGAAAAGAGCGGGAGAGAAAATCTAAACGGAAGGACAAGGCcgcagccctgcag CAAGGGCTGCGCTCGCTGCAGGACCTGGCCCCAGAGATGCGTCTGGCCATGGCCTCGGACctggaagatgaggagggggcGGACGGGGAGATGACAGGCGATGAAGTGTTTGGCAGCGAAGCTGGGACCTCGGTGAACACCACCCCCGCCACCACGCCACTTCCACCCATAGACACTCTGGTGCAGCAGACGGCCATCTTCATGGAACCTGAGCCCgaagcagagaaagaggaagtgatcACAGAGCAGGTGAAGGGTCTGGAGATGGAACATAGACCCGGATCTGAGCTGGCAGGGGTCACCATTGTAACGGAGCAGCCTGTGAGGTCTGAGCCCCTGCCTGTGAGGTCTGAGCCCCTGCCTGTCATCAG GGTGGACTCCATCAATGacctgcctcttcctcctccgcccgAGGTGTTGCCTCTTCCAGAGGACACGAGTGGCGTGTCGTAG
- the LOC130529900 gene encoding voltage-dependent L-type calcium channel subunit alpha-1D-like isoform X2: protein MDAAKKDAPPVGDVGKSDTLGSTGSTRKRGGGAKKAMQANKSALRAPRALCCLTLSNPIRMAALALVEWKPFDIFILLAIFANCVAMGVTKPFPDDDSNATNHKLEQVEYVFLVIFTIETFTKILAYGLVMHPSAYIRSGWNLLDFVIVIVGLFSVIAEGMTDHKPGEAHHAAGKPGGLDVKALRAFRVLRPLRLVSGVPSLQIVLNSIMKAMVPLLHIGMLVMFVIIIYAIIGLELFIGRMHKTCYSSTTGLMMEDDASPCAFAGSGRFCVENGTECRGKWEGPNGGITNFDNIFFAMLTVFQCITMEGWTDVLYWMNDAIGFEIPWIYFVSLVIFGSFFIINLVLGVLSGEFSKEREKAVARGELQKAQESKQMEEDMIGYMDWLIEAEDVDEEGNKRAAIAKKKMMKKFGWYKHSEDGGESDSDDDIAYLDDDSGFCASLMAKMMANSFCDQLCQINHTMRKNSRVAVKTTNFYWLVLLLVFLNTVASASEHYGQPKWLTEMQERANKVLLLLFTLEMLMKMYAFGLQIYFMALFNRFDCFVVCGGILEMLLVEMEVIPPIGIAVLRCIRLLRIFKMTRHWAALSDLVNSLLNSMKAICSLLLLLFLFLIIFALLGMQLFGGKFNFDETQMKRSTFDSFPQALLTCFQILTGEDWNAVMYDGIMAYGGPIFPNMVVCIYFVILFVCGNYILLNVFLAIAVDNLAGGGGKSKVEEKKEDEEEWDDDEEKEDEDAANEDDDWQENEELRAIEGLEGVAPLKPDFSGPKEKIVPIPDGSSFFILGKKNCLRVACHNLIHHPYFTNFILIFIILSSISLAAEDPIKSHSFRNIVLGYADYVFTSVFTVEIVLKMTVYGAFLHTGSFCRNAFNLLDLLVVGVSLTSFFLHSSAISVVKILRVLRVLRPLRAINRAKGLKNVVQCVFVAIRTIGNILIVTTLLQFMFACIGVQLFKGRFYSCTDEAKQTPEECKGTFVIYKDGDINHPMVRERVWENSDFNFDNVLNGMLALFTVSTFEGWPQLLYRAVDANAINRGPIYNYRVEISIFFIIYIIIIAFFMMNIFVGFVIITFREQGEAEFKNCELNKNQRQCVYYALKAQPIKIYIPKNQSQLKFWKIINSSQFEYIMFVLILGNTLTLAIQHYEQSKLFTSIMDILNMIFTVVFTVEMVIKLLALRAHHYFIDPWNSFDALIVVGSVLDIAVSEFSGGGGHGEGSKGESGKVSITFFRLFRVLRLVKLLSKGEGIRTLLWTFVKSLQALPYVGLLIAMIFFIYAVIGMQMFGKVAVDDNTNINRNCNFQTFFMAVLVLFRCATGEQWQEIMLGALPGRRCDPESDIEPGEEYTCGSNLAYLYFISFFMLCAYLIINLFIAVIMDNFEYLTRDWTVLGTHHLDEFKRVWSDYDPEATGRIKHIDVVTMLRRIQPPLGFGKLCPHRVACKRLVDMNVPLHPDGTVTFNATLFALVRTSLKIKTEGPIDQQNEELKIIIKKLWKRTKPKLIDEVIPPPRGDEVTCGKFYASFLIQDYFKKFRKRKERERKSKRKDKAAALQQGLRSLQDLAPEMRLAMASDLEDEEGADGEMTGDEVFGSEAGTSVNTTPATTPLPPIDTLVQQTAIFMEPEPEAEKEEVITEQVKGLEMEHRPGSELAGVTIVTEQPVRSEPLPVRSEPLPVIRVDSINDLPLPPPPEVLPLPEDTSGVS, encoded by the exons ATGGACGCGGCAAAGAAAG ACGCCCCACCTGTGGGCGATGTGGGCAAGTCAGACACCCTGGGGTCAACTGGCTCCACCAGGAAAAGAGGTGGGGGGGCCAAGAAGGCGATGCAGGCCAACAAGTCTGCCCTCCGAGCCCCCCGGGCCCTCTGCTGCCTCACCCTCAGCAACCCCATCCGCATGGCGGCGCTGGCCCTGGTGGAGTGGAA GCcctttgacattttcattcTCCTCGCCATATTCGCCAACTGCGTGGCCATGGGCGTCACCAAGCCCTTCCCCGACGACGACTCCAACGCCACCAATCACAAACTG GAACAAGTGGAGTACGTCTTCCTCGTCATCTTCACCATCGAGACCTTCACTAAAATCCTGGCCTACGGTTTGGTCATGCACCCCAGCGCCTACATACGCAGCGGCTGGAACCTGCTGGACttcgtcatcgtcatcgtcgG GTTGTTCAGCGTGATCGCCGAGGGCATGACGGACCACAAACCAGGGGAGGCCCACCACGCGGCGGGGAAGCCCGGGGGCCTGGACGTCAAAGCTCTGAGGGCCTTCAGGGTGCTGCGGCCCCTGCGGCTGGTTTCTGGAGTTCCAA GTTTGCAGATTGTGTTGAACTCCATCATGAAGGCCATGGTTCCCCTCCTGCACATCGGCATGCTGGTCATGTTCGTCATCATCATCTACGCCATCATCGGTTTGGAGCTGTTCATCGGCAGGATGCACAAAACCTGCTACTCCTCCACCACCG GTCTCATGATGGAGGACGATGCGTCGCCGTGCGCCTTCGCCGGCAGCGGGCGCTTCTGCGTGGAGAACGGCACCGAGTGCAGGGGCAAGTGGGAGGGCCCCAACGGCGGCATCACGAACTTCGACAACATTTTCTTCGCCATGTTGACGGTGTTCCAGTGCATCACCATGGAGGGCTGGACGGACGTTCTCTACTGG ATGAATGACGCCATTGGCTTCGAGATTCCTTGGATTTACTTTGTTTCGCTGGTCATCTTTGGGTCGTTCTTCATCATCAACCTGGTTCTGGGTGTGTTGAGCGG AGAGTTCTCCAAGGAGAGGGAAAAGGCGGTGGCGCGCGGGGAGCTCCAGAAGGCCCAGGAGAGcaagcagatggaggaggacatGATCGGGTACATGGACTGGCTCATCGAGGCCGAGGACGTGGACGAGGAGGGGAACAAAC GCGCTGCCATTGccaagaagaagatgatgaagaagttTGGCTGGTACAAGCACAGCGAGGACGGCGGAG AGTCGGACTCGGATGACGACATCGCCTACCTCGACGACGACAGCGGCTTCTGCGCGTCGCTCAT GGCGAAGATGATGGCCAACAGTTTCTG CGACCAGCTGTGCCAGATCAATCACACCATGAGGAAGAACTCCCGCGTGGCCGTCAAGACCACCAACTTCTACTGGTTGGTGCTTCTGCTGGTGTTCCTCAACACCGTTGCCAGCGCTTCGGAGCATTACGGGCAGCCCAAGTGGCTCACAGAAATGCAAG AACGCGCCaacaaggtgctgctgctgctcttcactctggagatgctgatgAAGATGTACGCCTTCGGCCTGCAGATCTATTTCATGGCTCTGTTCAACCGCTTCGACTGCTTCGTGGTGTGTGGCGGCatcctggagatgctgctggtggagatggaggTCATCCCGCCCATCGGCATCGCCGTGCTGCGCTGCATCCGACTGCTCAGGATCTTTAAGATGACTCG CCATTGGGCCGCTCTGTCCGACCTGGTGAACTCGCTGCTCAACTCCATGAAAGCCATCTGctcccttctgctgctgctcttcctcttcctcatcatcttcgcCTTGCTGGGGATGCAGCTGTTCGGAGGCAAATTTAACTTCGACGAGActcagatgaagaggagcacGTTCGACTCCTTCCCTCAGGCTCTGCTCACGTGCTTCCAG ATCCTGACGGGGGAAGACTGGAACGCCGTGATGTACGACGGCATCATGGCGTACGGGGGGCCGATCTTCCCCAACATGGTGGTGTGCATCTACTTCGTCATCCTCTTTGTCTGTGGCAACT ACATTCTGCTCAACGTCTTCTTGGCTATCGCCGTGGACAACCTGGCTGGAGGCGGCGGGAAGAGCAAAGTGGA agagaaaaaggaagacGAGGAAGAGTGGGATGAcgatgaggagaaggaagatGAAGATGCTGCG AACGAGGACGACGACTGGCAGGAAAACGAGGAGCTGAGGGCCATCGAGGGGCTGGAGG GTGTCGCTCCGCTAAAGCCGGATTTCTCTGGGCCCAAAGAGAAGATCGTGCCCATCCCTGACGGAAGCTCCTTTTTCATCCTGGGAAAGAAAAACTG TTTGCGAGTTGCCTGCCACAACCTCATCCACCACCCCTACTTCACTaacttcatcctcatcttcatcatcctcagcaGCATCTCCCTGGCTGCTGAGGATCCAATCAAATCCCACTCGTTCAGAAACATA GTGCTCGGTTACGCCGATTACGTCTTCACCTCCGTTTTCACGGTGGAGATCGTTCTGAAG ATGACCGTCTACGGGGCGTTTCTGCACACGGGGTCCTTCTGCAGGAACGCCTTCAacctcctggacctgctggtcgTCGGCGTGTCGCTCACCTCCTTCTTTCTGCA TTCGAGTGCGATTTCGGTGGTGAAGATCCTGAGAGTGCTGCGCGTTCTCAGGCCTCTTCGAGCCATCAACAGAGCTAAAGGACTCAAG AATGtggtgcagtgtgtgtttgtggccaTCCGGACCATCGGCAACATCCTGATCGTCACGACGCTCCTTCAGTTCATGTTTGCCTGCATCGGAGTGCAGCTCTTCAAG GGCCGATTCTACAGCTGCACCGACGAGGCCAAACAAACACCCGAGGAGTGCAA AGGAACGTTTGTGATCTACAAAGACGGCGACATAAACCACCCCATGGTGAGGGAGAGGGTTTGGGAAAACAGCGATTTCAACTTCGACAACGTGCTGAACGGGATGCTGGCGCTGTTCACCGTGTCCACCTTTGAAGGATGGCCGCA ACTCCTTTATCGAGCCGTGGACGCCAACGCCATAAACCGAGGGCCCATTTACAACTACCGAGTGGAAATCTcaatcttcttcatcatctacatcatcatcatcgccttCTTCATGATGAACATATTCGTTGGTTTCGTCATCATCACATTTCGGGAGCAGGGAGAGGCCGAATTCAAGAACTGTGAACTCAACAAGAATCAG CGTCAGTGCGTCTACTACGCCCTCAAAGCTCAGCCCATTAAGATTTACATCCCTAAAAACCAGTCCCAGCTCAAATTCTGGAAAATCATCAACTCCAGCCAGTTTGAATACATCATGTTTGTGCTGATCCTGGGAAACACGCTCACGCTGGCCATCCAG CATTACGAGCAGTCCAAGCTCTTCACCTCCATCATGGACATCCTCAACATGATCTTCACCGTGGTTTTCACCGTGGAGATGGTTATCAAGCTGCTGGCTCTGCGCGCTCAC CATTACTTCATCGATCCCTGGAATTCCTTTGACGCTTTGATCGTGGTGGGAAGCGTGCTGGACATCGCCGTCTCAGAGTTCAGC GGAGGAGGCGGCCATGGCGAG GGCAGTAAAGGAGAGAGCGGGAAAGTGTCCATCACTTTCTTCCGTCTGTTCCGGGTGTTGCGGTTGGTTAAACTTCTCAGTAAAGGAGAAGGCATCCGGACGCTCCTCTGGACCTTCGTCAAGTCCCTGCAGGCTCTGCCGTACGTCGGTCTGCTCATCGCCATGATCTTTTTCATCTACGCCGTCATCGGCATGCAG ATGTTTGGGAAAGTGGCCGTCGATGACAACACCAACATCAACAGGAACTGCAACTTCCAGACGTTCTTCATGGCGGTGCTGGTGCTCTTCAG GTGTGCCACTGGAGAACAGTGGCAGGAGATTATGTTGGGAGCACTTCCAGGGAGACGCTGTGACCCAGAATCCGACATTGAACCCGGTGAGGAGTACACCTGCGGCAGCAACTTGGCCTACCTCTACTTCATCAGCTTCTTCATGCTCTGTGCTTACCTG ATCATCAACTTGTTCATTGCCGTCATCATGGACAACTTTGAATACCTGACACGAGACTGGACGGTTCTGGGAACCCACCACCTGGACGAGTTTAAGAGAGTCTGGTCGGACTACGACCCAGAAGCCAC CGGTCGTATAAAGCACATCGACGTCGTCACCATGCTCCGTCGCATTCAGCCTCCTCTCGGTTTTGGGAAACTGTGTCCTCATCGCGTCGCCTGCAAG AGACTGGTGGATATGAACGTCCCGCTGCATCCAGACGGGACCGTCACCTTCAACGCTACTCTGTTTGCTCTGGTGAGAACCTCGCTGAAGATCAAGACTGAAG GCCCCATAGATCAGCAGAACGAAGAGCTGAAGATAATTATCAAGAAGCTGTGGAAGCGCACCAAACCGAAGCTGATTGATGAAGTCATTCCTCCCCCCAGAG GAGATGAGGTGACCTGTGGGAAATTCTACGCCAGCTTCCTGATCCAGGACTATTTTAAAAAGTTCCGCAAGAGAAAAGAGCGGGAGAGAAAATCTAAACGGAAGGACAAGGCcgcagccctgcag CAAGGGCTGCGCTCGCTGCAGGACCTGGCCCCAGAGATGCGTCTGGCCATGGCCTCGGACctggaagatgaggagggggcGGACGGGGAGATGACAGGCGATGAAGTGTTTGGCAGCGAAGCTGGGACCTCGGTGAACACCACCCCCGCCACCACGCCACTTCCACCCATAGACACTCTGGTGCAGCAGACGGCCATCTTCATGGAACCTGAGCCCgaagcagagaaagaggaagtgatcACAGAGCAGGTGAAGGGTCTGGAGATGGAACATAGACCCGGATCTGAGCTGGCAGGGGTCACCATTGTAACGGAGCAGCCTGTGAGGTCTGAGCCCCTGCCTGTGAGGTCTGAGCCCCTGCCTGTCATCAG GGTGGACTCCATCAATGacctgcctcttcctcctccgcccgAGGTGTTGCCTCTTCCAGAGGACACGAGTGGCGTGTCGTAG